A DNA window from Turicibacter sp. TJ11 contains the following coding sequences:
- a CDS encoding TIGR00282 family metallophosphoesterase: protein MKILFIGDIYGSLGREIIQEQLPKIKETYKPHFIIANGENISHGKGINEKYYKFLLEQGVNVVTLGNHTWDNRSIFDFIDETDKLVRPANFPTSNPGKGLTFVKFNSYEVAVISIQGRTFMPMINCPFEKIDELVEEAKKRTNIIFVDFHAEATSEKIAMGYFLDGRVSAVVGTHTHVPTADERVLAKGTAYITDVGMTGPLDGVIGVERENVINKFITGLPIRFNALEQGSAQLNAVLVDVNEKTGKASSIQRINLKKESTL, encoded by the coding sequence ATGAAAATTTTATTTATAGGAGATATTTACGGATCGCTAGGACGTGAAATCATTCAAGAGCAATTACCTAAAATAAAAGAAACTTATAAACCACACTTTATTATTGCAAATGGAGAAAATATTTCTCATGGAAAAGGAATTAATGAAAAATATTATAAGTTTTTATTAGAACAAGGAGTTAATGTGGTGACACTAGGGAATCACACGTGGGATAATCGCTCAATCTTTGATTTTATTGATGAGACAGATAAGTTAGTTCGTCCGGCTAATTTCCCAACATCTAATCCAGGGAAAGGATTAACTTTTGTCAAATTTAACTCATATGAAGTGGCTGTCATTTCGATACAAGGACGTACGTTTATGCCAATGATTAATTGTCCATTTGAAAAAATAGATGAATTAGTTGAGGAAGCTAAAAAACGTACTAATATTATTTTTGTAGATTTTCATGCTGAGGCAACAAGTGAAAAAATCGCAATGGGTTATTTCTTAGATGGACGAGTAAGTGCAGTCGTTGGAACACATACTCACGTTCCAACAGCAGATGAACGTGTTTTAGCTAAAGGGACAGCATATATTACAGATGTTGGAATGACAGGTCCATTAGATGGTGTTATTGGAGTTGAACGTGAAAACGTGATTAATAAATTTATAACAGGATTACCGATACGTTTTAATGCATTAGAACAAGGATCAGCACAATTAAATGCCGTTTTAGTTGATGTTAATGAAAAGACAGGAAAAGCCTCTTCAATTCAACGCATTAATTTGAAGAAAGAATCAACTTTATAA
- a CDS encoding stage V sporulation protein S, translated as MEVLKVSSKSNPNSVAGALANAFRERGLVEIQAIGAGALNQAVKAIAIARGYVAPTGKDLICIPAFTDILIDGEERTAIKLIVESRQ; from the coding sequence ATGGAAGTATTAAAAGTATCATCAAAATCTAATCCTAATTCAGTTGCAGGTGCTTTAGCGAATGCATTTCGTGAAAGAGGACTTGTAGAGATTCAGGCAATTGGAGCAGGAGCATTAAATCAAGCAGTGAAAGCTATCGCCATTGCTAGAGGATATGTGGCACCAACAGGGAAAGATTTAATTTGTATTCCGGCGTTTACCGATATTTTAATTGATGGTGAAGAGCGTACGGCAATCAAGCTTATTGTTGAGTCAAGACAATAG